One region of Buchnera aphidicola (Eriosoma lanigerum) genomic DNA includes:
- a CDS encoding enoyl-ACP reductase, translating to MKLLAGKKILITGVSNKFSIAFGIAESMYQHGAELAFTYFNERLKKRIQSFAKFFNSHICLPCDVTHDSNITKLFLQLSKYWKTFDGFVHCIAFAKSEQFKDDYLKSISKDDFQEVHNIASYSFVSMAQKSKNMLNKNASLLTLSYLGALRVVPYYNIMGVAKASLESNVRYIAYSMGKQEIRVNAISSGPVKTSSSHVIKNFHQILKKYCKNSPIRQPITIQNIGNTAVFLCSNLSIGITGQIIYVDNGFNITAI from the coding sequence ATGAAATTACTTGCTGGAAAAAAAATTTTAATTACAGGTGTATCTAATAAATTTTCTATTGCTTTTGGAATTGCAGAATCTATGTATCAACATGGAGCTGAATTAGCTTTTACATATTTCAATGAACGTTTAAAAAAAAGAATACAATCCTTTGCTAAATTTTTTAATTCTCATATATGTTTACCCTGTGATGTAACGCATGATTCAAATATTACAAAACTTTTTTTACAGTTATCAAAATATTGGAAAACATTTGATGGATTTGTGCATTGCATTGCGTTTGCTAAAAGTGAACAATTTAAAGATGATTATCTTAAATCCATTTCTAAAGACGATTTTCAGGAAGTACATAATATAGCTTCGTATAGTTTTGTTTCTATGGCTCAAAAAAGTAAAAATATGTTGAATAAAAATGCATCATTATTAACACTTTCTTATTTAGGAGCTTTACGTGTAGTTCCTTATTATAATATTATGGGTGTAGCTAAAGCATCATTAGAGTCTAATGTACGATATATAGCTTATTCTATGGGTAAGCAAGAAATTAGAGTAAATGCAATCTCTTCAGGACCTGTTAAGACTTCTTCTTCACATGTAATTAAAAATTTTCATCAAATATTAAAAAAATACTGTAAGAATTCTCCTATTAGACAACCTATAACTATTCAAAATATTGGAAATACAGCTGTCTTTTTGTGTTCTAATTTATCGATAGGAATTACTGGACAAATAATTTATGTTGATAATGGATTTAATATTACAGCGATATAA
- the lepA gene encoding translation elongation factor 4, with translation MKNIRNFSIIAHIDHGKSTLADRFIQICGGLSQREMSSQVLDSMDLERERGITIKAQSVKINYSSKNGKIFHLNFIDTPGHVNFSYEVSRSLSACEGALLVIDSTQGIEAQTLSNCYTAMKMNLKIIPILNKIDLPTANPDQVEQSIKEIIKIPFHHAVRCSAKTGYGIINVLEQIITDIPSPTGDNNAQLQVLVIDSWFDNYLGVMSLVRVKNGILKQGDQIQIMSTKKNYYINKIGIFTPKRIIQNTLQSGEVGWIACGIKNITAIPVGDTLTAFNNPSSHKLPGFKKIKPQIYAGLFPINSNQYTNFRDALGKLKLNDASLFYEPENSSALGFGFRCGFLGLLHMEIIQARLEREYNLDLISTTPSVIYEVELINKKILYFNTPSNLPNIHTIKEIREPIAECNILVPSKYLGNVIKLCEEKRGIQINMIYHHYQISITYEIPMSEIILNFFDHLKSISSGYASLDYHFKYFKKSDLICLDIVINNEKIDSLSIIIHRTKSQFYGKLIVEKIKKIIPRHQFNIAIQATIGNNIIARSTIKQLRKNVLAKCYGGDISRKKKLLQKQKDGKKKMKKIGNIQIPKETFLSLLKTY, from the coding sequence ATGAAAAACATAAGAAATTTTTCTATTATTGCACATATTGATCATGGAAAATCTACATTAGCTGATCGTTTTATTCAAATATGCGGAGGATTATCACAAAGAGAAATGTCTTCACAAGTATTAGATTCTATGGATTTAGAACGAGAAAGAGGGATTACAATTAAAGCGCAAAGTGTTAAAATTAATTATTCTTCTAAAAATGGAAAAATATTTCATTTAAATTTCATAGATACACCTGGACACGTAAATTTTTCATATGAAGTATCGCGATCATTATCTGCATGTGAAGGAGCTTTACTAGTTATAGATTCTACTCAAGGAATAGAAGCTCAAACTTTATCTAATTGTTATACAGCAATGAAAATGAATTTGAAAATCATACCTATATTAAATAAAATTGACTTACCTACTGCTAATCCTGATCAAGTTGAACAATCTATTAAAGAAATTATAAAAATTCCTTTTCATCATGCTGTTCGTTGTTCAGCAAAAACAGGATATGGAATTATTAATGTATTAGAACAAATTATTACTGATATTCCATCCCCAACTGGTGATAATAATGCACAATTACAAGTATTAGTTATTGATTCTTGGTTTGACAACTATTTAGGTGTAATGTCTTTAGTAAGAGTTAAAAATGGAATACTCAAGCAAGGTGATCAAATTCAAATAATGAGTACAAAAAAAAACTATTATATTAATAAAATTGGAATTTTTACTCCTAAAAGAATTATACAAAACACTTTACAATCTGGTGAAGTTGGTTGGATTGCTTGCGGTATTAAAAATATTACAGCTATACCAGTAGGAGATACTTTAACTGCATTTAACAATCCATCATCTCACAAACTACCAGGATTTAAAAAAATTAAACCACAAATTTATGCTGGATTATTTCCTATTAATTCTAATCAATATACAAATTTTAGAGATGCATTAGGAAAATTGAAATTAAATGATGCATCTTTATTTTATGAACCAGAAAATTCTTCTGCTTTAGGATTTGGATTTAGATGTGGATTTTTAGGATTATTACATATGGAAATTATTCAAGCTAGATTAGAACGAGAATATAATCTTGATTTAATTTCAACCACACCTAGTGTAATCTATGAAGTAGAACTAATTAATAAGAAAATATTATATTTTAATACACCTTCTAACTTGCCTAACATACATACAATTAAAGAAATAAGAGAACCAATTGCTGAATGTAATATATTAGTTCCTTCTAAATATTTAGGAAATGTTATAAAACTATGCGAAGAAAAGCGTGGAATTCAAATAAATATGATTTACCATCATTATCAAATTTCTATTACTTATGAAATCCCTATGTCAGAAATTATTCTAAATTTTTTTGATCATCTAAAATCTATATCCAGCGGTTATGCATCTTTGGACTATCATTTTAAATATTTTAAAAAATCTGATTTAATTTGCTTAGATATTGTAATTAATAATGAAAAAATAGATTCTTTATCCATCATTATACATCGAACTAAATCACAATTTTATGGAAAATTAATTGTAGAAAAAATAAAAAAAATTATTCCTAGACATCAATTTAATATTGCTATTCAAGCAACAATTGGAAATAACATCATTGCTCGTTCTACCATTAAACAACTTAGAAAAAATGTATTAGCAAAATGTTATGGTGGTGATATTTCTCGTAAAAAAAAATTATTACAAAAACAAAAAGATGGGAAAAAGAAAATGAAAAAAATTGGAAATATTCAAATTCCAAAAGAAACATTTTTATCTCTTTTAAAAACTTATTAA
- the lipB gene encoding lipoyl(octanoyl) transferase LipB: MNLYTKKLIIRDFGLCQWKSSFNAMHEFINNCNSTSIDEIWLLEHYSVFTEGQIKIKENIINLNGIPIEYSDRGGKITYHGPGQQIIYVLINLKKRKMYPRYFIRLLEQIVINTLQYFSIIGYRINNSPGIYINNSKVCSIGLRIKNGYSLHGLSLNVDMDLSPFSYIYPCGNKTMKMTMMAKHHSNITLHQVKSVLLQQLYFFFVVSFTLFYKCILFISNLIYHQIII, from the coding sequence ATGAATCTATATACAAAAAAATTAATTATTAGGGATTTTGGTTTATGTCAGTGGAAATCAAGCTTTAATGCAATGCATGAATTTATAAATAATTGTAACAGTACAAGTATTGATGAAATTTGGTTACTAGAACATTATTCTGTTTTTACTGAAGGTCAAATAAAAATTAAAGAAAATATAATTAATTTAAATGGTATACCTATTGAGTATAGTGATAGAGGTGGAAAAATTACATATCATGGTCCAGGACAGCAAATAATATATGTATTAATAAATTTAAAAAAAAGAAAGATGTATCCTCGTTATTTTATAAGATTGTTGGAACAAATTGTTATTAATACATTGCAATATTTTTCAATTATAGGATACAGAATTAATAATTCTCCTGGGATATATATAAATAATAGTAAAGTATGTTCTATTGGATTACGAATTAAAAATGGATATTCCTTACATGGTTTATCATTAAATGTTGATATGGATTTATCTCCATTTAGTTATATATATCCTTGCGGTAATAAAACTATGAAAATGACTATGATGGCAAAACATCATTCTAATATTACTTTACATCAAGTAAAATCAGTATTATTACAGCAATTATATTTTTTTTTTGTAGTTAGTTTTACTTTGTTTTATAAATGTATATTATTTATTTCAAATTTAATTTATCATCAAATTATTATTTAA
- a CDS encoding exoribonuclease II translates to MFQDNPLLVQLKKKLHSKTPRVEGIIKSSEKGFGFLEVDSQNSYFIPPQNMKKVMHGDKVIALLKVEQNRDIVEPEKLIDPFLKKFVGKIKRKENQLFIVPDYPLFKYLIKCSKRSNLLHNFKHGDWAVAKLIQHKLKGDQFFFAELIDFITTEQDNLYPWLVTLSAYNLEKKAPLILQNQEIIFNKISLRKDLTHLDFITIDSIQTQDIDDAIYIEKTGTEELTIIVAIADPSSYIMHNSRLDCIARERSFTNYLPGLTIPMLPDELSENLCSLLPNSIRPAVLCQFNVSCSGTIIDDSISFFLGWIKSKAKLVYEEVSDWLEKLGTWKPFSQSISNQINLLHELCMIRTSWRKNNAVIFKEKPEYKFCFNENYSVVNILIENRRIANRMIEEAMIAANICAAKFLNKHLGYGIYNIHKGFIDLIHAEHAVSILSKFNIECNAKEIMTLSGFCAMHRKLDILSNSYLDMRIRKLQSFGEINICSYPHFSLGLEQYATWTSPIRKYSDIINHRLLKSIIQGEKSIKLENDILININDKKRKYRLAQRNIEDWLYSLYLNKNNCNTTQFSAEIIDVFKSGIRAKLLINGANVFIPAYLLHVVKEELFLDKENGLIYIKNIVIYKITDVIEVNLVDIKISNRNIIAKLITYN, encoded by the coding sequence ATGTTTCAAGATAATCCATTACTGGTACAATTAAAAAAAAAATTGCATTCTAAAACTCCTCGTGTTGAAGGAATTATTAAAAGTTCAGAAAAAGGATTTGGTTTTCTAGAAGTAGATTCTCAAAATAGTTATTTTATTCCACCACAAAATATGAAAAAAGTTATGCATGGTGATAAAGTTATAGCATTATTAAAAGTAGAACAAAACAGGGATATAGTTGAGCCAGAAAAATTAATTGATCCATTTTTAAAAAAATTTGTAGGAAAAATAAAAAGAAAAGAAAATCAATTGTTTATTGTTCCTGACTATCCATTATTTAAATATTTAATAAAATGTTCAAAAAGATCTAATTTATTACATAATTTTAAACATGGTGATTGGGCTGTAGCTAAATTAATTCAACATAAATTGAAAGGTGATCAATTTTTTTTTGCAGAATTAATTGATTTTATTACTACAGAACAGGATAATTTATATCCTTGGTTAGTAACTTTATCTGCTTATAATTTAGAAAAAAAAGCTCCATTAATACTTCAAAATCAAGAAATTATATTTAATAAAATAAGTTTAAGAAAAGACTTAACACATTTAGATTTTATTACAATTGATAGTATTCAAACTCAAGATATTGATGATGCTATTTATATTGAAAAAACAGGAACAGAAGAATTAACAATTATAGTTGCTATTGCTGATCCTAGTTCATATATCATGCACAATAGCCGATTGGATTGTATTGCTAGAGAAAGAAGTTTTACAAATTATTTACCAGGTTTAACAATACCTATGTTACCTGATGAACTATCAGAAAATTTATGTTCATTATTACCTAATTCAATTCGTCCTGCTGTATTATGTCAATTTAATGTTTCTTGTTCTGGAACTATTATAGATGATAGTATTTCATTTTTTTTAGGATGGATAAAATCCAAAGCTAAATTAGTTTATGAAGAAGTTTCTGATTGGTTAGAAAAATTAGGAACGTGGAAACCTTTTTCTCAATCTATTTCAAATCAAATTAATTTACTTCACGAATTATGTATGATTAGAACTTCATGGAGAAAAAATAATGCTGTAATATTTAAAGAAAAACCTGAATATAAATTTTGTTTTAATGAAAATTATTCTGTTGTAAATATATTAATTGAAAATAGACGAATTGCGAATCGAATGATTGAAGAAGCTATGATTGCTGCTAATATATGTGCAGCTAAGTTTTTAAATAAACATTTGGGTTATGGAATATATAATATACATAAAGGTTTTATAGATTTAATTCATGCTGAACATGCAGTTTCTATTTTATCTAAATTTAATATTGAGTGTAATGCAAAAGAAATTATGACTTTATCAGGATTTTGTGCAATGCATAGAAAATTAGATATTTTATCTAATTCTTATTTAGATATGAGGATACGTAAATTACAATCTTTTGGAGAAATAAATATATGTTCTTATCCTCATTTTTCTTTAGGTTTAGAACAGTATGCTACTTGGACATCTCCAATAAGAAAATATAGTGATATTATTAATCATCGTTTGTTAAAATCTATTATTCAGGGTGAAAAAAGTATAAAATTAGAGAATGATATTTTAATTAATATTAATGATAAAAAGAGAAAATATCGTTTAGCTCAAAGAAATATTGAAGATTGGTTATATTCATTATATCTTAATAAGAATAATTGTAATACCACACAGTTTTCTGCAGAAATTATAGATGTATTTAAAAGTGGAATTAGAGCTAAATTATTAATTAATGGTGCAAATGTATTTATACCGGCTTATTTATTACATGTAGTAAAAGAAGAATTATTTCTTGATAAAGAAAATGGTTTAATATATATAAAAAATATTGTAATTTATAAAATTACTGATGTAATAGAAGTGAATTTAGTAGATATTAAAATATCGAATAGAAATATTATAGCAAAATTGATAACATATAATTAG
- a CDS encoding YchE family NAAT transporter produces the protein MHVLFPDFFSYIKFFINLFALVNPIGMIPIFMSMTNNQTILERNKTNFKANLSAAIILCITLFIGDSILNIFGISISSFRIAGGILIILIAMSMVSGKIIEESEQNKKSINNIKSINKDISIVPLAIPLIAGPGAISSTIVWSNYYSNWISLFLCCLLIFFFSFFCWILFKTGPCLVQFLGKTGINVLTRIMGLLLMSLGIEFITISMKSILHHF, from the coding sequence ATGCATGTTTTATTTCCTGATTTTTTTTCTTATATAAAATTTTTTATTAATTTATTTGCACTAGTTAATCCTATTGGTATGATTCCGATTTTTATGAGTATGACAAATAATCAAACAATATTGGAAAGAAATAAAACAAATTTTAAGGCTAATTTGTCTGCTGCTATTATTTTATGCATTACATTGTTTATAGGAGATAGTATTTTAAATATTTTTGGTATTTCTATTAGTTCATTCAGAATAGCTGGAGGAATATTAATTATTTTAATTGCTATGTCTATGGTTAGTGGAAAAATTATTGAAGAAAGTGAACAGAATAAAAAATCAATAAATAATATTAAATCTATAAATAAAGATATTTCTATAGTACCATTAGCTATTCCTTTAATAGCAGGTCCAGGTGCTATTAGTTCTACTATTGTATGGAGTAACTATTATTCAAATTGGATTAGTTTATTTTTATGTTGTTTATTGATTTTCTTTTTTTCTTTTTTTTGTTGGATATTATTTAAGACTGGTCCTTGTTTAGTACAGTTTTTAGGAAAAACTGGAATTAATGTTTTAACTAGAATTATGGGTTTATTACTTATGTCTTTAGGTATAGAGTTTATAACTATAAGTATGAAATCAATATTACATCATTTTTGA
- the lepB gene encoding signal peptidase I, producing the protein MENMISIILFISILILLFIYFINFIQHKINKNHVQNKWQKKILSILPILIIVFIIRSFIYESFRIPSSSMVPNLLIGDFILVKKFAYGIRDPIFHTNIIKTSLPNRGDVIVFRHPIQTNINYIKRVIGIPGDTIIYNIINKKIVIIPMCNSSISCKIIHVVQKTLPYNNNYINNTYKEEYNNFYAYNQIKKHIFKHFFSLKLLEEKIENKKYKIILLQNLFNVHHTNKKNINYNKIWIVPKKKYFVMGDNRDNSFDSRYWGYVPEKNLVGQATYIWMSIKNIKYWFPITFRLFRIGTIN; encoded by the coding sequence ATGGAAAACATGATTTCAATAATATTATTCATAAGTATATTAATTTTATTATTTATATATTTTATTAATTTCATTCAACATAAAATTAATAAAAATCATGTTCAAAATAAATGGCAAAAAAAAATACTATCTATACTACCTATATTAATTATAGTTTTTATTATACGTTCGTTTATTTATGAATCTTTCAGAATACCTTCAAGTTCGATGGTTCCTAATTTATTAATAGGAGATTTTATATTAGTTAAAAAATTTGCTTATGGAATTCGAGATCCAATTTTTCATACTAATATTATTAAAACTAGTTTACCTAATAGAGGAGATGTTATCGTTTTCAGACATCCTATTCAAACAAATATAAATTATATTAAAAGAGTAATTGGTATACCAGGTGATACTATCATTTATAATATCATTAATAAAAAAATAGTAATTATACCAATGTGTAATTCATCAATATCCTGTAAAATAATTCATGTTGTTCAAAAAACACTTCCTTACAATAATAATTATATAAATAATACATATAAAGAAGAATATAATAATTTTTATGCTTATAATCAAATTAAAAAACATATCTTCAAACATTTTTTTTCTCTAAAATTACTTGAAGAAAAAATTGAAAATAAAAAATATAAAATTATTCTCTTACAAAATTTATTTAATGTTCATCACACTAATAAAAAAAATATTAATTATAATAAAATATGGATTGTTCCTAAAAAAAAGTATTTTGTAATGGGAGATAATAGAGATAATAGTTTTGATAGTCGATATTGGGGATATGTTCCAGAAAAAAATTTAGTAGGTCAAGCTACTTATATTTGGATGAGCATCAAAAACATAAAGTATTGGTTTCCTATTACATTTCGTCTATTTAGAATAGGAACTATTAATTAA
- the purB gene encoding adenylosuccinate lyase: MNLFSLTAISPIDGRYFNKTLDLRKLFSEYGLLKFRLKIEILWLKKLSTLPKILELSNFNLDLNKFLIDLEEKFNENDAYEIKLLEKKNNHDVKSIEYFLKDKIKKKFNSDINLEFIHFACTSEDINNLAYALTLKYVRKNILIPIWKKLINKIKLMVIKYKNVPMLTRTHGQIATPSTMGKEIANFLYRMERQLKILQKIEILGKINGTIGNYNAHYVAYPNINWHEVSKNFITELGLIWNPLTTQIEPHDYISELLDCIIRFNNILLDFNRDMWGYLSINYFIQKINLDEVGSSIMPHKVNPIDFENSEGNLGLSNAIMQHISNKLLISRWQRDLSDSTVLRNIGLSISYSIISYKSTILGISKLDINTTILLEELDKHWEVLAEPIQTVMRKYNIHNSYEILKTFTRGKIINKELIHNFINQLSIPPIEKEKLLLLTPFNYIGYAVNIIDEVI, encoded by the coding sequence ATGAATTTATTTTCTTTAACTGCTATTTCACCAATTGATGGTCGTTATTTTAATAAAACATTAGATTTAAGGAAATTATTTAGTGAATATGGATTATTAAAATTTCGTTTAAAAATAGAAATTTTATGGTTAAAAAAATTATCAACTTTGCCAAAAATATTAGAATTATCTAATTTTAATTTAGATTTAAATAAATTTTTAATTGATCTTGAAGAAAAATTTAATGAGAATGATGCTTATGAAATTAAACTATTAGAAAAAAAAAATAATCATGATGTAAAATCTATTGAATATTTTTTAAAGGACAAAATTAAAAAAAAATTTAATTCAGATATTAATTTAGAATTTATTCATTTTGCCTGTACTTCCGAAGACATCAATAATTTAGCATATGCATTAACATTAAAATATGTTAGGAAAAATATATTAATTCCAATATGGAAAAAACTGATAAATAAAATAAAATTAATGGTGATAAAATATAAAAATGTTCCAATGTTAACTCGTACACATGGCCAAATAGCTACTCCTTCAACCATGGGAAAAGAAATAGCGAATTTTTTATATAGAATGGAACGTCAACTAAAAATATTACAAAAAATAGAAATTTTAGGAAAAATTAATGGTACTATCGGAAATTATAATGCTCATTATGTTGCTTATCCAAATATTAATTGGCATGAAGTTAGTAAAAATTTTATAACAGAGTTAGGATTAATTTGGAATCCATTAACTACTCAAATTGAACCACATGATTATATTTCAGAATTATTAGATTGTATTATTAGATTTAATAATATTTTGTTAGATTTTAATCGAGATATGTGGGGTTATCTTTCAATAAATTATTTTATACAAAAAATCAATTTAGATGAAGTTGGTTCTTCAATTATGCCACATAAAGTTAATCCAATAGATTTTGAGAATTCTGAAGGAAATTTAGGATTATCTAACGCTATTATGCAACATATATCAAATAAATTATTAATTTCTAGATGGCAGAGAGATTTAAGTGATTCTACAGTTTTAAGAAATATAGGACTATCTATTTCATATTCAATAATTTCGTATAAATCTACTATATTAGGAATAAGTAAATTAGATATTAATACTACAATTCTATTAGAAGAGTTAGATAAACATTGGGAAGTATTAGCAGAACCAATACAAACAGTAATGAGAAAATATAATATTCATAATTCATATGAAATATTAAAAACATTTACTAGAGGAAAAATTATTAATAAAGAATTAATTCATAATTTTATTAATCAATTATCTATCCCTCCTATAGAAAAAGAAAAATTACTGTTATTAACTCCTTTTAACTATATTGGTTATGCCGTAAATATTATTGATGAAGTAATATAA
- the lipA gene encoding lipoyl synthase translates to MSTKNISTKNIPINHNILKKPNWIKVKFPMDSIRIQKMKSILRTNKLHSVCEEARCPNLFECFNKGTVTFMILGTICTRSCPFCAVQHGRPMLIDPDEAINLAKTIKKMKINHVVLTSVVRDDLRDGGSNHFVNCIQTIRSQSNVKIEILVPDFRNCREQALKKMEQSLPDIFNHNVENVPRLYKTIRPGANYKLSLKLLSEFKNLYPDVPTKSGLMLGLGETNKEIIQVMKDLHSNGVDMLTIGQYLQPSTLHLPVVRYVTLLEFHELKKTALSIGFSSVFCGPLVRSSYHAYEQIQIYKNK, encoded by the coding sequence ATTTCTACTAAAAATATTTCTACTAAAAATATTCCTATTAATCATAATATATTAAAAAAACCGAATTGGATTAAAGTTAAATTTCCAATGGATTCTATTCGAATTCAGAAAATGAAATCTATTTTAAGAACAAATAAATTACATTCTGTATGTGAAGAAGCACGTTGTCCTAATTTATTTGAATGTTTTAATAAAGGTACGGTTACGTTTATGATTTTGGGAACTATTTGTACTCGATCTTGTCCATTTTGTGCAGTACAACATGGAAGACCTATGTTAATAGATCCTGATGAAGCCATTAATTTGGCTAAGACCATAAAAAAAATGAAAATAAATCATGTAGTATTAACTTCAGTAGTAAGGGACGACTTACGTGATGGTGGATCTAATCATTTTGTCAATTGTATTCAAACAATTAGAAGTCAATCTAATGTTAAAATTGAAATTTTAGTTCCAGATTTTAGAAATTGTAGAGAACAAGCGTTAAAAAAAATGGAACAATCATTACCAGATATATTTAATCATAATGTAGAAAATGTTCCAAGATTATATAAAACAATTAGACCAGGTGCTAATTATAAATTATCTTTAAAATTATTATCAGAATTTAAAAATTTATATCCTGATGTTCCTACTAAATCTGGATTAATGTTAGGTTTAGGAGAAACTAATAAAGAGATCATTCAAGTTATGAAAGATTTACATTCTAATGGAGTAGACATGTTGACTATAGGGCAATATTTACAACCTAGTACATTGCATTTACCTGTAGTACGATATGTAACATTATTAGAATTTCATGAATTAAAAAAAACAGCTTTATCAATTGGATTCTCTAGTGTATTTTGTGGACCTTTAGTACGATCTTCATATCATGCTTATGAACAAATTCAGATATATAAAAATAAATAA
- the mnmA gene encoding tRNA 2-thiouridine(34) synthase MnmA codes for MIINKGNKVIVAMSGGVDSSVSAWLLKKQNYQVEGLFMKNWEEDDNKQYCSSKKDLDDAKNVCNQLGLHLHTINFSIEYWKKVFLNFLNEYKKGNTPNPDILCNKEIKFKLFLNFAITNLGGNYIATGHYVRKKKINNQVVLLRAFDKNKDQSYFLYTLNQYQIKKTLFPIGELTKQEVRRIAYNINIQVANKKDSTGICFVQPKNFTNFLHRYFPIIPGKIVTIEKEVIGEHIGLTYYTLGQRKGLNIGGIKEKKSLPWYVAEKNISLNLLIVVQGRNNPYLMSIGLIVKNIHWINKYDLLTKDIKCSVQIRHLQKSVTCKVSIINNKCVKVFLYYPMFAVTPGQSAVFYLDERCLGGGVIKSRFPLLSCKM; via the coding sequence ATGATAATAAATAAAGGTAATAAAGTTATCGTAGCTATGTCTGGAGGTGTTGATTCTTCTGTTTCTGCTTGGTTATTAAAAAAACAAAATTATCAAGTAGAGGGTTTATTTATGAAGAATTGGGAAGAAGATGATAATAAACAATATTGTTCTTCTAAAAAAGATTTAGATGATGCTAAAAATGTTTGTAATCAATTAGGATTGCATTTGCATACTATTAATTTTTCAATTGAATATTGGAAAAAAGTATTTTTAAATTTTTTAAATGAATATAAAAAAGGCAATACACCTAATCCAGATATTTTATGTAATAAAGAAATTAAATTTAAATTATTCTTAAATTTTGCTATTACTAACTTAGGTGGAAATTATATAGCTACTGGTCATTATGTACGTAAAAAAAAAATAAATAATCAAGTAGTATTATTAAGGGCGTTCGATAAAAATAAAGATCAAAGCTATTTTTTATATACTTTAAATCAATATCAAATCAAAAAAACATTATTTCCTATAGGAGAATTAACTAAACAAGAAGTCCGAAGAATAGCTTATAATATTAATATTCAAGTGGCTAATAAAAAAGATTCTACAGGAATTTGTTTTGTACAACCTAAAAATTTTACAAATTTTTTACATCGTTATTTTCCTATTATTCCAGGTAAAATAGTTACTATAGAAAAAGAAGTGATAGGTGAACATATAGGATTAACATATTATACATTAGGACAACGTAAAGGATTAAATATAGGTGGAATTAAAGAAAAAAAATCATTACCTTGGTATGTTGCAGAAAAAAATATTAGTTTAAATTTATTAATAGTAGTACAAGGTAGAAATAATCCATATTTAATGTCTATTGGTTTAATAGTAAAAAATATTCATTGGATTAATAAATATGATCTTTTAACAAAAGATATTAAATGTAGTGTACAAATTCGACATTTGCAGAAATCGGTCACTTGCAAAGTTAGTATAATTAATAATAAATGTGTTAAAGTTTTTTTATATTATCCTATGTTTGCAGTTACTCCTGGTCAATCTGCAGTTTTTTATTTAGATGAAAGATGTTTAGGAGGAGGTGTTATAAAATCAAGATTTCCATTATTATCATGTAAAATGTAA